A genomic region of Venturia canescens isolate UGA chromosome 7, ASM1945775v1, whole genome shotgun sequence contains the following coding sequences:
- the smash gene encoding uncharacterized protein smash isoform X2 gives MRSFIVAGFLEGSLNPNVPPHEPPKLKTTLKTPPKQATNPLQFVKVGPCSLYRSAQEQLQKVQETKKIKQEVRDDPEDWQSNLDNWKSSRRKRQEHIIERVVEVKKLELEEHDRQRRRSKTFSEMMEERGSRGRKLSMSLAMYHEEDVNDLSDLGIGTSSGKSSVSGDTHDDTQSVMSDRDSEIEKNQSDVENTNDNNNVPEPKEETPTLPTSSLPLQATAMPQQTTITETSNTTCSITNKSASYENEFRSENDTRGYDSGNTATASSPEPEEYTYEGAIRGYVSRVSQNIPRRSLINLETTREPAKSNINEDKPAGSDDDKNTSFPIVKVDVLKRREIFERASRNSVETRANNMNNNSSANPRSSAEQNGLKSIKNRLSCLEKQKSEIANTDKELKASNRLSGDMSSIRERLSHLEKQTSERENKVSNRKTSLEELENSKALCRERVVEKFSSNESPAVTSQETTPMPIPSTREKDKIVTALANINEKSRPAKNDSNSPMGNGKNSLLPGEKFCTPAMSERSSSPDSEYRDVPPRASFHRSLDSLDADASSGHDNFERVQSLEELDYTTRYPASSSSAELLNDLTDREDSGIHTADVSCSVSQADEPVDEEVVHHPETIHERQEIALETHDSRNIEDTTRFGRDQKTENPQTTECQLDKTPLTNEDTAVASSTTGILSNKNISATMSCEAAYSFNEGTTRQDISSRPIVYQSPRVPPRRSPPEEVVQSIKPLAEEKLVDSSSLKLDVDNEELQRVGELAKKSANNSPEAKRPISKIPTPLPRKNLNVRVSPSSSTSLVSTNSPSRVPAPSKVTIKTGVLTSTKIPFSTTIATKSTEETGSLEKQQQQPERRRTVVEICEKVVVTNADLSVSPPVTPFVTVVRLGNERNNEESIIVERPTEEVPNPEEKSANFNEEDSQMAMPDHRQQRRIYEIQLDEPEVLVTPAPSPRSCPPSSLKFSSDTNSTTSINSSPPNNDAVEMNFDLAPASKQIPQLNLASDEELVTGLTFPLGPLTSVEPPKEKPPPPPTDLTDEEDNLPIEPLKRLNSTRRIKKELRTRRSDFLGIEGLNDDYLERELTLTKPPDMAAILAEERRVEQLNRRSYDTDSNYERDSSHERDSGVELGHAEDWRKQPVSPDMSEHSRQSSEPFGASVTSSEEDEITKKEREIIEVLEKEEQWRYGNNREQNSDIGEKLAHKLRELEEEKMQLERERAQESELRHRQEEIARQKEEDTLREQMEQREAAKRASEAAKRLEEQKIRDEEILRKKAEEMRIQQKIEEENERRQAAEAARRQEDSRRARSMEINQKNAREMVVNARNDDDYASGEVLRVERELLQLEQEELKRRRTNVAYRQQRQLQLAEQLQEQWQSLQDVANGTNPSANASCCKYQVSVARASAPVNYRSSMPNLWLQENQRRRPPPPPIPPSKPSRLIEQMHRDVTIRNSRIPSADSIPQQVEGERLIRGGSTSTLSNNGGQQMTKQTLQALSAVPRPRIVKGDEWVQRRKSDVPRGTLEYNYQHWLIQEAEQRRINEKNQRSVVRKPQQHVTGTSVPYSAVPQTSRSDNKPLPDSIIQTLTQRVQNRAQERPSPPPPPQRRRLEQSSSHEHLSSMQHQTPQHMTMLQHQKVHQFAASHNTDSQEKMLSVSGKKKCSHCGDELGRGAAMIIESLRLFYHMECFKCCVCHVRLGDGLMGTDVRVRNHKLHCHNCYSSDDGVKFSCV, from the exons ATGCGATCATTCATCGTCGCGGGCTTTCTCGAGGGCTCTCTCAATCCCAAC gtCCCACCGCACGAACCTCCGAAATTAAAGACGACCCTGAAAACCCCACCGAAACAAGCCACGAATCCTCTACAATTCGTCAAGGTTGGACCATGCTCCCTCTATCGAAGTGCTCAGGAACAATTGCAAAAGGTTCAAGAAACTAAAAAGATCAAGCAGGAGGTACGAGATGATCCCGAAGATTGGCAATCG AACTTGGACAATTGGAAGAGCAGCAGGAGGAAGCGTCAAGAGCACATAATCGAACGAGTTGTCGAGGTGAAAAAACTCGAGCTCGAAGAACACGACCGACAGAGACGTCGGAGCAAAACATTCTCGGAAATGATGGAGGAACGTGGTAGTCGAGGACGAAAACTGAGTATGAGCTTGGCGATGTATCACGAGGAGGATGTAAATGATCTTAGCGATTTGGGTATTGGAACGAGCAGTGGAAAAAGTTCAGTGAGCGGCGATACTCACGACGATACGCAAAGTGTTATG AGTGATCGTGATAGTGAAATCGAGAAGAATCAGTCCGACGTGGAGAACACAAACGACAACAACAACGTCCCCGAGCCGAAAGAGGAAACTCCAACTTTACCGACCTCTTCACTACCGCTACAAGCAACAGCGATGCCGCAGCAGACAACGATAACAGAAACATCGAATACTACGTGCAGCATCACAAACAAATCCGCGAGTTACGAGAACGAGTTTCGTAGTGAGAACGATACGCGAGGATATGATTCGGGTAATACGGCAACGGCGAGTTCACCTGAGCCCGAGGAGTACACTTACGAGGGTGCTATCCGGGGCTACGTCTCGAGAGTCTCACAAAACATACCTCGAAGATCGTTGATAAATCTCGAAACGACAAGGGAGCCTGCGAAGTCTAACATCAATGAGGATAAACCAGCGGGCAGCGACGACGATAAGAACACGAGTTTCCCAATCGTGAAAGTGGACGTACTGAAGCGACgggaaatatttgaaaggGCGTCGAGAAACAGCGTTGAAACGAGGGCGAACAACATGAATAACAACAGCAGCGCGAATCCGCGATCATCGGCCGAGCAGAACGGCTTGAAATCAATAAAGAACCGTCTCTCTTGTCTCGAGAAGCAAAAAAGCGAAATTGCGAATACGGACAAGGAGCTTAAAGCCTCGAATCGTTTGTCCGGTGACATGAGCTCGATCCGCGAACGTTTATCTCACTTGGAGAAACAAACGAGCGAGCGGGAGAACAAAGTTTCGAATCGAAAAACCAGCCTGGAAGAGCTTGAGAACTCGAAAGCTCTGTGTCGAGAAAGAGTCGTCGAAAAATTCAGCAGCAACGAATCCCCGGCGGTAACGAGCCAAGAAACAACGCCAATGCCTATCCCGAGTACTCGTGAAAAGGATAAAATCGTCACAGCCCTTGCGAACATCAACGAGAAATCTCGTCCCGCGAAAAACGATTCTAATTCTCCAATGGGAAATGGGAAAAACTCTCTTCTTCCCGGTGAGAAATTCTGCACGCCAGCCATGAGCGAGCGAAGCTCTTCGCCCGATTCGGAATATCGCGACGTTCCACCGCGCGCTTCTTTCCATCGCAGTCTCGATTCACTCGACGCTGACGCATCCTCCGGACACGATAATTTCGAACGCGTTCAAAGCCTCGAGGAACTCGATTACACCACTCGATATCCGGCCTCGAGTTCCTCCGCCGAACTCTTGAATGATCTGACCGATCGCGAAGATTCGGGCATTCACACCGCCGATGTTAGCTGCTCCGTTAGCCAAGCGGACGAACCCGTCGACGAGGAAGTCGTTCATCATCCCGAAACTATTCACGAACGACAAGAAATAGCCTTGGAAACTCACGACTCTCGAAACATCGAGGACACTACGAGATTCGGCCGGGATCAGAAAACCGAAAATCCTCAAACGACAGAATGCCAACTTGACAAAACACCGCTTACGAACGAG GATACGGCTGTTGCTTCTTCTACTACTGGGATActgtcgaataaaaatataagtgCAACGATGAGTTGCGAGGCTGCGTATAGTTTTAACGAAGGAACGACCAGACAAGATATTTCGTCGCGTCCGATAGTTTATCAGAGTCCGAGGGTGCCGCCCCGAAGAAGTCCTCCGGAGGAAGTTGTACAGTCGATTAAACCTTTGGCAGAGGAGAAGCTTGTGGATAGTTCGAGTTTGAAACTCGACGTGGACAATGAGGAGCTGCAGCGGGTTGGTGAGCTGGCTAAAAAATCAGCGAACAATTCTCCGGAGGCTAAACGTccgatttcaaaaatccccACACCGCTTCCTCGTAAAAATTTGAACGTGAGAGTCTCACCGAGCTCATCGACGAGTCTCGTTTCTACCAATTCGCCTTCAAGGGTGCCAGCACCCTCAAAAGTCACGATCAAGACTGGCGTATTGACGAGCacgaaaattccattttcaacGACGATCGCGACCAAGAGCACCGAGGAAACCGGCAGTctcgaaaaacaacaacagcaaccaGAACGACGACGCACAGTCGTCGAAATCTGCGAAAAAGTCGTCGTCACGAACGCCGATTTATCCGTCAGCCCACCGGTCACTCCTTTCGTCACGGTCGTACGACTCGGCAACGAGCGAAACAACGAG GAATCGATCATCGTGGAAAGACCCACAGAGGAAGTGCCAAatccagaagaaaaatctgcaAATTTCAACGAGGAAGATTCACAGATGGCCATGCCCGATCACAGACAACAACGAcgaatttatgaaattcaGTTGGACGAGCCAGAAGTTCTTGTGACTCCTGCACCCAGTCCCCGATCGTGTCCTCCTTCGAGTCTCAAATTCAGCAGCGATACCAATTCTACAACCTCGATAAACTCGAGTCCACCGAACAACGATGCCGTCGAGATGAACTTTGATTTAGCACCAGCATCGAAACag attcccCAATTAAATTTGGCAAGCGACGAGGAACTCGTGACCGGTTTAACTTTCCCTCTCGGACCGCTGACGAGTGTCGAACCACCGAAGGAAAAACCTCCACCGCCACCTACAGATCTCACCGACGAAGAAGACAATTTACCTATCGAACCTTTGAAGCGTTTAAACTCGAcgaggagaataaaaaaagagctGCGAACGAGGCGCTCTGATTTCTTGGGAATCGAAGGG TTAAACGATGATTATTTGGAGCGGGAATTAACACTGACGAAACCACCGGACATGGCAGCGATTCTCGCGGAGGAAAGACGCGTCGAGCAGTTGAATCGACGCTCTTACGATACGGACAGTAATTACGAGAGAGATTCGAGTCACGAAAGGGATTCAGGGGTAGAGCTGGGTCACGCTGAGGACTGGAGGAAGCAGCCTGTCAGTCCGGATATGTCCGAGCACAGTCGTCAGAGCAGCGAGCCCTTTGGAGCGAGTGTCACGTCCTCGGAAGAGGACGAGATTACGAAGAAGGAACGCGAGATAATCGAGGTCCTTGAGAAGGAGGAACAATGGCGTTACGGGAATAACCGTGAGCAGAACAG CGATATCGGGGAAAAACTTGCCCACAAACTGCGCGAACTCGAGGAGGAAAAGATGCAGCTGGAACGTGAACGTGCTCAGGAGAGCGAGCTGCGTCATCGGCAGGAGGAAATTGCACGACAGAAGGAGGAAGATACTTTGCGTGAACAAATGGAACAGCGGGAAGCAGCTAAACGAGCTTCCGAGGCGGCCAAACGTCTCGAGGAACAGAAAATTCGGGATGAGGAAATCCTTAGAAAAAAAGCCGAAGAGATGAGAATACAGCAAAAAATAGAGGAGGAAAACGAGAGGAGACAGGCTGCTGAAGCAGCCCGTCGGCAAGAAGACAGCCGACGTGCAAGGTCGATGgaaattaatcaaaaaaaCGCTCGCGAG ATGGTCGTCAACGCTCGAAACGATGATGATTATGCGTCTGGG GAGGTATTACGCGTCGAACGCGAACTGTTGCAACTGGAGCAAGAAGAATTGAAGCGTCGAAGGACAAACGTCGCGTATCGTCAACAGCGACAACTTCAACTGGCTGAACAGTTGCAGGAACAATGGCAGTCGTTACAGGACGTTGCGAATGGCACGAACCCTTCCGCCAACGCCTCTTGCTGCAAATATCAAGTATCAGTCGCGAGAGCATCTGCGCCCGTAAATTATAGATCGTCGATGCCGAATCTTTGGCTCCAGGAAAACCAAAGAAGAAGGCCGCCGCCTCCGCCGATCCCACCCTCCAAGCCTTCGAGACTCATCGAACAAATGCATCGAGACGTTACCATAAG AAACAGCAGAATACCATCAGCCGATTCGATTCCACAACAAGTAGAGGGTGAAAGATTGATCCGCGGTGGATCAACGAGTACTTTGTCAAATAACGGAGGCCAGCAAATGACGAAGCAGACTCTTCAAGCTCTGAGCGCTGTGCCGCGTCCTCGTATAGTTAAGGGCGACGAGTGGGTTCAGCGTAGAAAGAGCGACGTTCCCCGAGGGACTCTCGAATACAACTACCAACACTGGCTGATTCAG GAGGCAGAGCAGAGGAGAATTAACGAGAAAAACCAACGATCGGTCGTTCGCAAACCTCAGCAGCACGTGACCGGAACCTCCGTTCCATATAGCGCTGTTCCACAGACTTCGAGATCTGACAATAAACCATTGCCGGATTCCATTATCCAAACTCTGACGCAAAGAGTACAGAACAGAGCACAAGAAAGGCCGTCACCACCGCCCCCTCCTCAGCGTAGGCG ACTGGAGCAGAGTTCGAGTCACGAACACTTGTCCTCGATGCAACATCAAACACCTCAGCACATGACGATGTTACAGCATCAAAAAGTTCATCAATTCGCAGCATCCCATAACACAGATTCACAGGAAAAGATGTTGAGTGTCAGTGGAAAGAAGAAGTGTTCTCACTGCGGTGATGAATTGG GAAGAGGAGCAGCTATGATTATTGAGAGTCTACGACTATTTTATCACATGGAGTGTTTCAAGTGTTGCGTCTGCCACGTGAGACTGGGCGATGGTCTTATGGGAACGGACGTACGAGTACGAAATCACAAACTGCACTGCCACAATTGTTATTCCAGTGACGATG gtGTCAAGTTCAGCTGCGTGTAG
- the smash gene encoding trichohyalin isoform X4, with the protein MRSFIVAGFLEGSLNPNVPPHEPPKLKTTLKTPPKQATNPLQFVKVGPCSLYRSAQEQLQKVQETKKIKQEVRDDPEDWQSNLDNWKSSRRKRQEHIIERVVEVKKLELEEHDRQRRRSKTFSEMMEERGSRGRKLSMSLAMYHEEDVNDLSDLGIGTSSGKSSVSGDTHDDTQSVMSDRDSEIEKNQSDVENTNDNNNVPEPKEETPTLPTSSLPLQATAMPQQTTITETSNTTCSITNKSASYENEFRSENDTRGYDSGNTATASSPEPEEYTYEGAIRGYVSRVSQNIPRRSLINLETTREPAKSNINEDKPAGSDDDKNTSFPIVKVDVLKRREIFERASRNSVETRANNMNNNSSANPRSSAEQNGLKSIKNRLSCLEKQKSEIANTDKELKASNRLSGDMSSIRERLSHLEKQTSERENKVSNRKTSLEELENSKALCRERVVEKFSSNESPAVTSQETTPMPIPSTREKDKIVTALANINEKSRPAKNDSNSPMGNGKNSLLPGEKFCTPAMSERSSSPDSEYRDVPPRASFHRSLDSLDADASSGHDNFERVQSLEELDYTTRYPASSSSAELLNDLTDREDSGIHTADVSCSVSQADEPVDEEVVHHPETIHERQEIALETHDSRNIEDTTRFGRDQKTENPQTTECQLDKTPLTNEESIIVERPTEEVPNPEEKSANFNEEDSQMAMPDHRQQRRIYEIQLDEPEVLVTPAPSPRSCPPSSLKFSSDTNSTTSINSSPPNNDAVEMNFDLAPASKQIPQLNLASDEELVTGLTFPLGPLTSVEPPKEKPPPPPTDLTDEEDNLPIEPLKRLNSTRRIKKELRTRRSDFLGIEGLNDDYLERELTLTKPPDMAAILAEERRVEQLNRRSYDTDSNYERDSSHERDSGVELGHAEDWRKQPVSPDMSEHSRQSSEPFGASVTSSEEDEITKKEREIIEVLEKEEQWRYGNNREQNSDIGEKLAHKLRELEEEKMQLERERAQESELRHRQEEIARQKEEDTLREQMEQREAAKRASEAAKRLEEQKIRDEEILRKKAEEMRIQQKIEEENERRQAAEAARRQEDSRRARSMEINQKNAREQMVVNARNDDDYASGEVLRVERELLQLEQEELKRRRTNVAYRQQRQLQLAEQLQEQWQSLQDVANGTNPSANASCCKYQVSVARASAPVNYRSSMPNLWLQENQRRRPPPPPIPPSKPSRLIEQMHRDVTIRNSRIPSADSIPQQVEGERLIRGGSTSTLSNNGGQQMTKQTLQALSAVPRPRIVKGDEWVQRRKSDVPRGTLEYNYQHWLIQEAEQRRINEKNQRSVVRKPQQHVTGTSVPYSAVPQTSRSDNKPLPDSIIQTLTQRVQNRAQERPSPPPPPQRRRLEQSSSHEHLSSMQHQTPQHMTMLQHQKVHQFAASHNTDSQEKMLSVSGKKKCSHCGDELGRGAAMIIESLRLFYHMECFKCCVCHVRLGDGLMGTDVRVRNHKLHCHNCYSSDDGVKFSCV; encoded by the exons ATGCGATCATTCATCGTCGCGGGCTTTCTCGAGGGCTCTCTCAATCCCAAC gtCCCACCGCACGAACCTCCGAAATTAAAGACGACCCTGAAAACCCCACCGAAACAAGCCACGAATCCTCTACAATTCGTCAAGGTTGGACCATGCTCCCTCTATCGAAGTGCTCAGGAACAATTGCAAAAGGTTCAAGAAACTAAAAAGATCAAGCAGGAGGTACGAGATGATCCCGAAGATTGGCAATCG AACTTGGACAATTGGAAGAGCAGCAGGAGGAAGCGTCAAGAGCACATAATCGAACGAGTTGTCGAGGTGAAAAAACTCGAGCTCGAAGAACACGACCGACAGAGACGTCGGAGCAAAACATTCTCGGAAATGATGGAGGAACGTGGTAGTCGAGGACGAAAACTGAGTATGAGCTTGGCGATGTATCACGAGGAGGATGTAAATGATCTTAGCGATTTGGGTATTGGAACGAGCAGTGGAAAAAGTTCAGTGAGCGGCGATACTCACGACGATACGCAAAGTGTTATG AGTGATCGTGATAGTGAAATCGAGAAGAATCAGTCCGACGTGGAGAACACAAACGACAACAACAACGTCCCCGAGCCGAAAGAGGAAACTCCAACTTTACCGACCTCTTCACTACCGCTACAAGCAACAGCGATGCCGCAGCAGACAACGATAACAGAAACATCGAATACTACGTGCAGCATCACAAACAAATCCGCGAGTTACGAGAACGAGTTTCGTAGTGAGAACGATACGCGAGGATATGATTCGGGTAATACGGCAACGGCGAGTTCACCTGAGCCCGAGGAGTACACTTACGAGGGTGCTATCCGGGGCTACGTCTCGAGAGTCTCACAAAACATACCTCGAAGATCGTTGATAAATCTCGAAACGACAAGGGAGCCTGCGAAGTCTAACATCAATGAGGATAAACCAGCGGGCAGCGACGACGATAAGAACACGAGTTTCCCAATCGTGAAAGTGGACGTACTGAAGCGACgggaaatatttgaaaggGCGTCGAGAAACAGCGTTGAAACGAGGGCGAACAACATGAATAACAACAGCAGCGCGAATCCGCGATCATCGGCCGAGCAGAACGGCTTGAAATCAATAAAGAACCGTCTCTCTTGTCTCGAGAAGCAAAAAAGCGAAATTGCGAATACGGACAAGGAGCTTAAAGCCTCGAATCGTTTGTCCGGTGACATGAGCTCGATCCGCGAACGTTTATCTCACTTGGAGAAACAAACGAGCGAGCGGGAGAACAAAGTTTCGAATCGAAAAACCAGCCTGGAAGAGCTTGAGAACTCGAAAGCTCTGTGTCGAGAAAGAGTCGTCGAAAAATTCAGCAGCAACGAATCCCCGGCGGTAACGAGCCAAGAAACAACGCCAATGCCTATCCCGAGTACTCGTGAAAAGGATAAAATCGTCACAGCCCTTGCGAACATCAACGAGAAATCTCGTCCCGCGAAAAACGATTCTAATTCTCCAATGGGAAATGGGAAAAACTCTCTTCTTCCCGGTGAGAAATTCTGCACGCCAGCCATGAGCGAGCGAAGCTCTTCGCCCGATTCGGAATATCGCGACGTTCCACCGCGCGCTTCTTTCCATCGCAGTCTCGATTCACTCGACGCTGACGCATCCTCCGGACACGATAATTTCGAACGCGTTCAAAGCCTCGAGGAACTCGATTACACCACTCGATATCCGGCCTCGAGTTCCTCCGCCGAACTCTTGAATGATCTGACCGATCGCGAAGATTCGGGCATTCACACCGCCGATGTTAGCTGCTCCGTTAGCCAAGCGGACGAACCCGTCGACGAGGAAGTCGTTCATCATCCCGAAACTATTCACGAACGACAAGAAATAGCCTTGGAAACTCACGACTCTCGAAACATCGAGGACACTACGAGATTCGGCCGGGATCAGAAAACCGAAAATCCTCAAACGACAGAATGCCAACTTGACAAAACACCGCTTACGAACGAG GAATCGATCATCGTGGAAAGACCCACAGAGGAAGTGCCAAatccagaagaaaaatctgcaAATTTCAACGAGGAAGATTCACAGATGGCCATGCCCGATCACAGACAACAACGAcgaatttatgaaattcaGTTGGACGAGCCAGAAGTTCTTGTGACTCCTGCACCCAGTCCCCGATCGTGTCCTCCTTCGAGTCTCAAATTCAGCAGCGATACCAATTCTACAACCTCGATAAACTCGAGTCCACCGAACAACGATGCCGTCGAGATGAACTTTGATTTAGCACCAGCATCGAAACag attcccCAATTAAATTTGGCAAGCGACGAGGAACTCGTGACCGGTTTAACTTTCCCTCTCGGACCGCTGACGAGTGTCGAACCACCGAAGGAAAAACCTCCACCGCCACCTACAGATCTCACCGACGAAGAAGACAATTTACCTATCGAACCTTTGAAGCGTTTAAACTCGAcgaggagaataaaaaaagagctGCGAACGAGGCGCTCTGATTTCTTGGGAATCGAAGGG TTAAACGATGATTATTTGGAGCGGGAATTAACACTGACGAAACCACCGGACATGGCAGCGATTCTCGCGGAGGAAAGACGCGTCGAGCAGTTGAATCGACGCTCTTACGATACGGACAGTAATTACGAGAGAGATTCGAGTCACGAAAGGGATTCAGGGGTAGAGCTGGGTCACGCTGAGGACTGGAGGAAGCAGCCTGTCAGTCCGGATATGTCCGAGCACAGTCGTCAGAGCAGCGAGCCCTTTGGAGCGAGTGTCACGTCCTCGGAAGAGGACGAGATTACGAAGAAGGAACGCGAGATAATCGAGGTCCTTGAGAAGGAGGAACAATGGCGTTACGGGAATAACCGTGAGCAGAACAG CGATATCGGGGAAAAACTTGCCCACAAACTGCGCGAACTCGAGGAGGAAAAGATGCAGCTGGAACGTGAACGTGCTCAGGAGAGCGAGCTGCGTCATCGGCAGGAGGAAATTGCACGACAGAAGGAGGAAGATACTTTGCGTGAACAAATGGAACAGCGGGAAGCAGCTAAACGAGCTTCCGAGGCGGCCAAACGTCTCGAGGAACAGAAAATTCGGGATGAGGAAATCCTTAGAAAAAAAGCCGAAGAGATGAGAATACAGCAAAAAATAGAGGAGGAAAACGAGAGGAGACAGGCTGCTGAAGCAGCCCGTCGGCAAGAAGACAGCCGACGTGCAAGGTCGATGgaaattaatcaaaaaaaCGCTCGCGAG CAGATGGTCGTCAACGCTCGAAACGATGATGATTATGCGTCTGGG GAGGTATTACGCGTCGAACGCGAACTGTTGCAACTGGAGCAAGAAGAATTGAAGCGTCGAAGGACAAACGTCGCGTATCGTCAACAGCGACAACTTCAACTGGCTGAACAGTTGCAGGAACAATGGCAGTCGTTACAGGACGTTGCGAATGGCACGAACCCTTCCGCCAACGCCTCTTGCTGCAAATATCAAGTATCAGTCGCGAGAGCATCTGCGCCCGTAAATTATAGATCGTCGATGCCGAATCTTTGGCTCCAGGAAAACCAAAGAAGAAGGCCGCCGCCTCCGCCGATCCCACCCTCCAAGCCTTCGAGACTCATCGAACAAATGCATCGAGACGTTACCATAAG AAACAGCAGAATACCATCAGCCGATTCGATTCCACAACAAGTAGAGGGTGAAAGATTGATCCGCGGTGGATCAACGAGTACTTTGTCAAATAACGGAGGCCAGCAAATGACGAAGCAGACTCTTCAAGCTCTGAGCGCTGTGCCGCGTCCTCGTATAGTTAAGGGCGACGAGTGGGTTCAGCGTAGAAAGAGCGACGTTCCCCGAGGGACTCTCGAATACAACTACCAACACTGGCTGATTCAG GAGGCAGAGCAGAGGAGAATTAACGAGAAAAACCAACGATCGGTCGTTCGCAAACCTCAGCAGCACGTGACCGGAACCTCCGTTCCATATAGCGCTGTTCCACAGACTTCGAGATCTGACAATAAACCATTGCCGGATTCCATTATCCAAACTCTGACGCAAAGAGTACAGAACAGAGCACAAGAAAGGCCGTCACCACCGCCCCCTCCTCAGCGTAGGCG ACTGGAGCAGAGTTCGAGTCACGAACACTTGTCCTCGATGCAACATCAAACACCTCAGCACATGACGATGTTACAGCATCAAAAAGTTCATCAATTCGCAGCATCCCATAACACAGATTCACAGGAAAAGATGTTGAGTGTCAGTGGAAAGAAGAAGTGTTCTCACTGCGGTGATGAATTGG GAAGAGGAGCAGCTATGATTATTGAGAGTCTACGACTATTTTATCACATGGAGTGTTTCAAGTGTTGCGTCTGCCACGTGAGACTGGGCGATGGTCTTATGGGAACGGACGTACGAGTACGAAATCACAAACTGCACTGCCACAATTGTTATTCCAGTGACGATG gtGTCAAGTTCAGCTGCGTGTAG